The proteins below are encoded in one region of Shewanella putrefaciens:
- the hutH gene encoding histidine ammonia-lyase, with product MKSVNHLVLTPGSLSLAQLREISRHKLTLELAPEAINDINTSAQIVQKVLDEGRTVYGINTGFGLLANTKIAPEDLQLLQRSIVLSHAAGTGQYMQDATVRLMMVLKINSLSRGFSGIRLEVVNFLISLVNAEVYPCVPEKGSVGASGDLAPLAHMCLPLLGEGEMSYQGQIISAAEGLEIAGLKPLDLAAKEGLALLNGTQASTALALEGLFHAEDLFAASSVIGAMSVEAAMGSRSPFDPRIHAARGQKGQIDSAMVFRHLLGDESEISLSHVNCEKVQDPYSLRCQPQVLGACLTQIRHAAEVLGTEANGVTDNPLVFQDTGDIISGGNFHAEPVAMAADNLAIAIAELGSIAERRIALLIDSSLSKLPPFLVKNGGVNSGFMIAQVTAAALASENKTYAHPASVDSLPTSANQEDHVSMATFAARRLRDMSENTRGVLAIELLAAAQGLDFRAPLMPSAAVAKAKAELREVVAYYDKDRYFAPDIEAATDLLYTASFNTYLPKGTLPSF from the coding sequence ATGAAATCAGTCAATCATTTAGTATTAACGCCCGGCAGCTTAAGCTTGGCGCAACTGCGTGAAATCAGCCGCCATAAACTCACGTTAGAATTAGCGCCAGAGGCGATTAACGACATCAACACCAGCGCGCAAATCGTGCAAAAGGTATTGGATGAAGGCCGCACGGTTTATGGTATCAACACAGGTTTTGGTCTGCTGGCCAACACTAAAATCGCGCCCGAAGATCTGCAATTACTGCAACGCTCTATCGTGTTATCCCACGCGGCGGGCACGGGCCAATATATGCAGGACGCCACAGTGCGCCTGATGATGGTGTTAAAGATCAACTCCTTAAGCCGTGGTTTCTCTGGCATTCGTTTAGAGGTGGTTAACTTCCTTATCAGCCTTGTAAATGCCGAGGTTTATCCTTGCGTGCCTGAAAAGGGTTCTGTGGGTGCCTCTGGCGACTTAGCGCCACTGGCACATATGTGTCTGCCATTATTAGGCGAAGGCGAAATGAGCTATCAAGGGCAGATTATTTCCGCCGCCGAAGGCTTAGAAATCGCGGGCCTTAAGCCACTCGATTTAGCGGCCAAAGAAGGTTTAGCTTTATTAAACGGCACTCAGGCTTCTACCGCACTGGCACTTGAAGGCTTGTTCCACGCCGAAGACTTATTTGCCGCTAGCTCTGTGATTGGCGCTATGAGCGTCGAGGCCGCTATGGGGAGCCGCAGCCCGTTCGACCCACGCATCCACGCCGCCCGTGGTCAAAAAGGTCAAATCGATTCGGCCATGGTGTTCCGCCATCTATTGGGCGACGAGTCTGAAATCAGCTTAAGCCACGTGAATTGTGAAAAGGTGCAAGATCCTTATTCACTGCGCTGCCAACCACAGGTTTTAGGCGCTTGCTTAACTCAAATTCGCCACGCGGCCGAAGTGTTAGGCACTGAGGCCAATGGCGTGACCGACAATCCGTTAGTGTTCCAAGATACCGGCGATATTATCTCCGGCGGCAACTTCCACGCCGAGCCTGTGGCGATGGCGGCGGATAATCTGGCGATTGCGATTGCCGAGTTAGGCTCCATTGCCGAGCGTCGTATCGCGCTGCTGATCGATTCTAGTCTGTCAAAATTGCCACCATTCCTCGTGAAAAACGGCGGCGTAAACTCGGGCTTTATGATCGCCCAAGTGACGGCGGCGGCATTAGCCTCTGAAAACAAAACCTACGCCCATCCTGCATCGGTAGATAGCTTACCGACCTCGGCCAACCAAGAGGATCATGTGTCTATGGCCACCTTCGCGGCCCGTCGTTTGCGGGATATGAGCGAAAACACCCGTGGCGTATTGGCGATTGAGTTATTGGCGGCGGCCCAAGGTTTGGATTTCCGTGCGCCATTAATGCCGAGTGCGGCTGTGGCTAAGGCTAAGGCTGAGTTACGTGAAGTCGTCGCCTATTATGATAAGGACAGATATTTCGCCCCCGATATCGAAGCGGCAACCGATCTGCTGTACACAGCCAGCTTTAATACTTACCTGCCAAAGGGCACTCTGCCGAGTTTTTAA
- the hutU gene encoding urocanate hydratase, translated as MDKRHDPSRRIIAPHGSTLSCKSWLTEAPMRMLMNNLHPDVAERPEDLVVYGGIGRAARDWDCYDKIIEVLQRLEDDETLLVQSGKPVGVFRTHADAPRVLIANSNLVPHWANWEHFNELDKLGLAMYGQMTAGSWIYIGTQGIVQGTYETFVSVAKQHFDGVAAGKWILTGGLGGMGGAQTLAGTMAGFSVLACEVDETRIDFRLRTRYVDKKATSLDEAIAMIEEANSSGKPVSVGLLANAADVFAELVKRGITPDVVTDQTSAHDPLNGYLPQGWTMAQAADMRKTDEAAVVKAAKASMAVQVQAMLELQAAGAATLDYGNNIRQMAFETGVKNAFDFPGFVPAYIRPLFCEGIGPFRWVALSGDPEDIYKTDAKVKELIPDNPHLHNWLDMARERIAFQGLPARICWVGLKDRARLALAFNEMVKNGELSAPVVIGRDHLDSGSVASPNRETESMLDGSDAVSDWPLLNALLNTASGATWVSLHHGGGVGMGFSQHSGVVIVCDGTDAAAKRVGRVLWNDPATGVMRHADAGYEIAKNCAKEQGLDLPMLKD; from the coding sequence ATGGATAAGCGACACGACCCAAGCCGCCGTATTATTGCTCCGCACGGCAGCACATTAAGCTGTAAAAGCTGGCTGACCGAAGCGCCAATGCGCATGTTAATGAACAACTTACATCCCGATGTGGCCGAGCGCCCCGAGGACCTAGTGGTCTACGGCGGTATTGGCCGCGCGGCCCGCGACTGGGACTGCTACGACAAAATCATCGAAGTCTTACAACGCCTCGAAGATGACGAAACCCTATTAGTGCAATCGGGCAAGCCTGTGGGCGTATTTCGCACCCACGCGGATGCACCGCGGGTGTTAATCGCTAACTCAAACCTAGTGCCCCATTGGGCTAACTGGGAGCATTTCAACGAGTTAGATAAATTAGGTTTGGCCATGTATGGCCAGATGACCGCGGGTTCTTGGATTTATATCGGTACCCAAGGTATTGTCCAGGGCACCTACGAGACCTTTGTTTCGGTGGCAAAGCAGCATTTTGATGGTGTCGCTGCGGGCAAATGGATCCTCACCGGCGGCTTAGGCGGCATGGGCGGCGCGCAAACGCTGGCGGGGACTATGGCTGGCTTCTCAGTGCTCGCCTGTGAAGTCGACGAAACCCGTATCGATTTTCGTCTGCGTACCCGTTATGTCGATAAAAAAGCGACTTCGTTAGACGAAGCCATCGCCATGATCGAAGAGGCGAATAGCTCTGGTAAGCCAGTGTCAGTGGGTTTATTAGCCAACGCCGCCGATGTGTTTGCCGAGCTAGTTAAACGTGGCATTACTCCAGATGTCGTCACCGACCAAACCTCGGCCCACGATCCGCTGAACGGCTATTTGCCACAGGGCTGGACTATGGCGCAAGCAGCCGACATGCGTAAAACCGATGAAGCGGCCGTCGTGAAAGCGGCTAAAGCCTCGATGGCGGTACAGGTGCAAGCCATGCTGGAGCTGCAAGCGGCGGGCGCTGCGACCTTAGACTATGGCAACAATATTCGTCAGATGGCCTTCGAAACCGGCGTTAAAAATGCCTTTGATTTCCCGGGCTTTGTGCCCGCTTATATTCGTCCGCTGTTCTGTGAAGGCATAGGCCCATTCCGCTGGGTCGCGTTATCTGGCGATCCTGAGGATATCTACAAGACCGACGCCAAAGTGAAAGAGTTGATCCCCGACAATCCACACCTGCACAACTGGTTAGATATGGCCCGTGAGCGTATCGCCTTCCAAGGTCTGCCGGCGCGTATTTGCTGGGTGGGCTTAAAGGATCGTGCTCGCTTGGCGCTCGCCTTTAACGAAATGGTGAAAAACGGCGAACTGTCGGCGCCCGTGGTGATTGGTCGTGACCACTTAGACTCAGGCTCAGTCGCCAGCCCTAACCGTGAAACCGAATCTATGCTGGACGGCTCGGACGCTGTATCTGACTGGCCATTACTGAACGCGCTATTGAATACGGCAAGCGGCGCGACTTGGGTGTCTTTGCACCACGGCGGCGGCGTCGGCATGGGCTTTAGCCAACATTCGGGAGTGGTGATTGTGTGTGACGGCACAGATGCTGCGGCAAAACGTGTTGGCCGCGTGCTGTGGAACGACCCTGCGACTGGCGTAATGCGCCACGCCGATGCGGGCTACGAGATCGCTAAAAATTGCGCCAAAGAGCAGGGCTTAGATCTGCCCATGCTTAAAGACTAA
- the fdnG gene encoding formate dehydrogenase-N subunit alpha, with product MNRRQFFKLCAAGAATSAISALGLMSEKAYAAVREFKLIGAKETRNNCPYCSVGCGLLMYSQGSGGKNSEHAIFHIEGDADHPVNRGALCSKGVGLVDYVNSPHRLQYPEYRAPGSNKWERISWQDAFKRIARLMKDDRDANLIEKNADGVTVNRWLTTGMMTSSGMANESGLATQKFARALGLVAIDTIARNUHSPTVASLAPTFGRGAMTNHWIDIKNSNVVIIMGGNAAEAHPVGFGWVTEAMQHNNAKLIVVDPRFNRSASLADHYAPIRSGTDIAFLLGVIRYLISTNQVNFDYVKAYTNASYLVRDDFDFHDGLFSGFDEAKGEYNKESWFYQLDEDGYAKVDETLEHPRCVWNLLKQHVERYDFATVSNITGTPTEDYQVVCDAIASTHTKDRVATFMYALGWTHHSKGAQNIRSMAMIQLLLGNIGQLGGGVNALRGHANVQGSTDMGLLAQSLPGYLKLPNDKEPTLAAHLAANTPKPLRPGQTNYWQNYPKFYVSLLKAFWGEKATPENEFGYQWLPKWDQMYDFGKHLDMMYRGKVNGCIVQGVNAINSMPNRNKNIKALSNLKFLVVLDNLSTETATFWQNEPGFNEVDTANIQTEVFRLPATVFAEEEGSIVNSGRWMQWHYKGANPPGEAMSDSEIVSGLLLELRKLYREEGGKLPEPIEAINWNYTDPHNPSAIELTKELNGYDVATKRQISSFAELKADGTTASACWIYAGSWTEAGNQMARRDNHDPSGKGITPGWAFAWPLNRRVLYNRASCDVNGKPWDEHRKIVEWKDGKWEGIDVPDFNAKLTPLESAHPFIMQAEGVGRFFALKLLKEGPFPEHYEPVESPIGTNPLHPNVVHSPVLRWFEGVKDTIGTKEEYPYACTTYSLTEHFNFWTTHCHLAAIAMPETFVEMNEQLAAEKGIKNGDWVKVSSKRGHILTKALVTKRMRPLQVNGQTVHTLGIPRHGSHNALTRKAYSCNVLTTEMGDANTGVPEYKAFLVNVEKAEV from the coding sequence ATGAACAGACGCCAGTTTTTTAAACTGTGTGCGGCCGGAGCAGCAACCTCAGCGATTTCAGCGCTGGGATTGATGTCCGAAAAGGCCTATGCAGCAGTGCGAGAGTTTAAGCTGATCGGAGCAAAAGAAACCCGTAACAACTGTCCGTATTGCTCGGTCGGTTGTGGCCTGCTGATGTACAGCCAAGGCAGCGGGGGTAAAAACTCTGAACATGCTATTTTCCATATAGAGGGTGATGCCGATCATCCAGTAAACCGAGGTGCATTGTGCTCTAAGGGTGTAGGCCTTGTGGATTATGTTAACAGTCCACATCGTTTACAGTATCCAGAATATCGCGCTCCAGGAAGTAACAAATGGGAACGGATCAGCTGGCAAGATGCCTTTAAGCGTATTGCACGTTTGATGAAAGATGACCGTGATGCGAACCTGATTGAAAAGAACGCCGATGGCGTGACGGTTAACCGTTGGTTAACCACAGGTATGATGACGTCATCCGGTATGGCCAATGAGAGCGGCTTAGCAACACAAAAATTTGCTCGCGCTTTAGGCCTAGTGGCTATCGATACTATTGCACGTAACTGACACTCTCCAACGGTAGCAAGTCTTGCTCCGACATTTGGACGTGGTGCCATGACCAACCACTGGATCGATATCAAAAATTCTAACGTAGTGATTATTATGGGCGGTAATGCCGCAGAAGCTCACCCTGTCGGATTCGGCTGGGTTACGGAAGCTATGCAGCATAACAATGCTAAGTTGATTGTGGTTGACCCACGTTTCAACCGCAGTGCGTCATTGGCAGATCACTATGCCCCAATCCGCTCAGGAACTGACATAGCATTCCTTCTGGGTGTGATTCGCTATTTGATTTCGACCAATCAAGTTAACTTCGATTATGTGAAAGCCTATACCAACGCCAGTTATTTGGTACGGGATGATTTTGACTTCCATGACGGCCTATTCTCAGGCTTTGATGAAGCCAAAGGCGAATACAACAAAGAATCCTGGTTCTACCAACTCGACGAAGATGGCTATGCCAAAGTGGATGAAACACTTGAGCACCCACGTTGTGTGTGGAACTTACTCAAACAACACGTAGAACGTTATGATTTTGCAACGGTAAGTAATATCACTGGTACGCCAACAGAAGATTACCAAGTGGTATGTGATGCCATTGCGAGCACTCATACTAAAGATCGCGTGGCGACTTTTATGTATGCGCTGGGCTGGACCCACCATAGTAAAGGTGCACAGAACATCCGTTCTATGGCGATGATCCAGTTATTACTGGGCAACATAGGTCAGTTAGGCGGTGGTGTTAACGCATTGCGCGGTCACGCCAACGTTCAAGGCTCAACCGACATGGGGCTATTGGCCCAAAGTTTACCCGGTTACCTAAAACTGCCAAACGATAAAGAACCTACCTTAGCAGCTCACTTGGCGGCGAACACACCTAAGCCATTGCGCCCAGGTCAAACCAACTACTGGCAAAACTATCCGAAGTTTTATGTGTCCCTGCTCAAAGCCTTCTGGGGCGAAAAGGCGACACCTGAAAACGAATTCGGTTATCAGTGGTTGCCTAAGTGGGATCAGATGTATGACTTCGGTAAGCATCTGGACATGATGTACCGTGGCAAAGTGAACGGTTGTATTGTGCAAGGGGTTAATGCGATTAACTCAATGCCTAACCGAAACAAGAACATCAAAGCGCTGAGTAACCTTAAGTTCCTCGTGGTGCTTGATAACTTGTCAACGGAAACGGCAACCTTCTGGCAAAACGAACCCGGTTTTAACGAGGTCGATACCGCCAATATTCAAACCGAAGTATTCCGTCTACCTGCGACCGTGTTTGCAGAGGAAGAAGGTTCAATCGTTAACTCTGGTCGCTGGATGCAATGGCACTATAAAGGCGCTAACCCACCAGGCGAGGCGATGTCAGATTCAGAGATTGTGTCTGGCTTGCTGCTGGAGCTGAGAAAGTTATATCGCGAAGAGGGCGGCAAACTGCCTGAGCCGATTGAAGCGATTAACTGGAACTATACCGATCCGCACAACCCAAGCGCTATCGAACTGACGAAAGAGTTGAATGGTTACGATGTTGCTACCAAGCGTCAGATCAGCAGTTTTGCTGAATTGAAGGCCGATGGTACTACCGCGAGTGCCTGTTGGATTTACGCGGGTTCTTGGACCGAAGCCGGTAACCAAATGGCTCGCCGCGATAACCATGATCCATCGGGTAAAGGTATCACGCCGGGCTGGGCCTTCGCATGGCCTCTTAACCGCCGCGTCCTCTACAACCGTGCATCCTGTGATGTGAACGGTAAACCTTGGGATGAGCACCGTAAGATTGTTGAATGGAAAGACGGCAAGTGGGAAGGGATAGATGTGCCCGACTTCAATGCCAAGTTGACTCCACTGGAAAGTGCACATCCTTTCATTATGCAGGCTGAAGGCGTAGGTCGTTTCTTCGCGCTCAAACTGCTTAAGGAAGGGCCGTTCCCAGAACATTACGAGCCGGTTGAGTCGCCCATCGGTACCAACCCTCTGCATCCCAATGTGGTGCACAGCCCTGTGCTGCGTTGGTTCGAAGGCGTGAAAGACACCATAGGTACTAAAGAGGAATATCCCTACGCCTGTACCACTTACTCACTCACAGAACACTTTAACTTCTGGACGACACATTGCCATTTAGCGGCGATTGCCATGCCAGAGACCTTTGTCGAAATGAATGAGCAATTGGCGGCAGAAAAAGGCATCAAGAATGGTGATTGGGTGAAAGTGAGCTCGAAACGTGGCCACATTCTGACCAAAGCCTTGGTGACTAAGCGTATGCGCCCACTGCAGGTCAATGGACAAACGGTACACACGCTGGGCATTCCTCGTCACGGTAGCCATAACGCTCTCACACGTAAGGCCTATAGCTGTAACGTCCTTACCACTGAGATGGGAGATGCCAACACGGGTGTTCCTGAGTACAAAGCGTTCCTCGTGAATGTTGAGAAGGCGGAGGTCTGA
- the hutC gene encoding histidine utilization repressor, with amino-acid sequence MAIPKFAEIKQYIISCIESGEWEESARVPSENQLAELFTCSRMTARRALTELTDNGVLERSQGLGTFVAGRKSQSSMLAIRNIADEIKDRGHGYSVKQLALQQVNATAPIAIALGLELGSAVFHSVLVHCEQGLPLQVEERYVNPAFAPDYLVQDFSLQTPHEYLSQVAPLTEAHHTIEAIIASSELQQRLAISASEPCLQISRRTWSRQGVVSFAKLVHPGSRFKLGGHLTFSK; translated from the coding sequence TTGGCTATTCCTAAGTTTGCAGAAATTAAGCAATACATTATCAGCTGTATCGAGTCCGGTGAGTGGGAAGAAAGCGCTCGCGTGCCTTCCGAGAATCAGCTTGCCGAGCTATTTACCTGCAGCAGGATGACGGCGCGCCGCGCATTAACCGAACTCACAGATAACGGTGTGCTCGAACGCTCCCAAGGTTTAGGGACTTTTGTGGCGGGGCGGAAGTCGCAATCCTCCATGCTCGCCATTCGCAATATTGCCGACGAGATAAAAGATCGCGGCCACGGTTACAGTGTTAAACAGTTAGCGCTGCAGCAAGTCAATGCCACTGCGCCTATCGCCATCGCCCTAGGGCTTGAGCTAGGCAGTGCGGTTTTTCATTCGGTATTAGTGCATTGCGAGCAGGGCTTACCACTGCAGGTGGAGGAACGTTATGTGAATCCCGCTTTTGCCCCCGACTACCTAGTGCAGGATTTTAGCTTGCAAACACCCCATGAATACTTGTCCCAGGTGGCGCCGCTAACCGAGGCGCACCACACCATAGAGGCGATTATTGCCAGTAGTGAGCTCCAGCAGAGGTTAGCCATCAGTGCGAGCGAGCCCTGTTTACAGATTTCACGCCGCACTTGGTCACGCCAAGGGGTAGTGAGTTTTGCCAAATTAGTACACCCCGGCAGCCGTTTTAAACTCGGCGGCCATTTAACGTTTAGCAAGTAA